The genomic stretch TTTGACCGGTTATCTAGGCAGTGGAAAAACGACATTAGTGAACCATATTCTTTCTAATAAACGTGGTATTAAGTTTGCGGTTATTGTCAATGATATCGGTGAGGTGAATATTGATGCTGATCTCATACAGAAAGGAGGGATTGTAGGAAAGAAAGACGAAAGCTTGGTAGCACTTCAGAACGGTTGTATCTGTTGTACTCTGAAGATGGATTTGGTGGAGCAGATAGATGATATTATGAAGTTGGAGCGTTTTGATTACATTGTGATTGAGGCAAGTGGTGTTTGTGAACCAGCTCCTATCGCACAGACTATTTGTTCTATTTCAAGTATGGAGAATACGTACGGGGGATGTCGTTTGGATTGTATTGTGACTGTGGTAGATGCCTTACGTCTGCAAAGTGAGTTTTCTTGTGGCAACGATTTGACCCGTAAAGGTATTGACGAAGAGGATATTGAAAATCTGATTATCCAACAGATTGAATTTTGTAATGTTGTATTATTGAATAAGGTCTCAGAAGTGAAACATGACGAATTGGAACGTATCAAACAGATTATCCGTACATTGCAACCTGCAGCTGAAATAATAGAATGTGATTATGCTGATGTGGATTTGAATAAGATAATCTATACTGAAGTATTTGACTTTGAACGTACTGCCACTTCTGCCGGTTGGATACGTGGAATAGAGAGCGCCCTTACGGAAGAGCAGAAAAAAGAAGCGGAGGAACACGCGCACCATCATCATCATGAGGGTAGTGAAGTGGATGAATATGGTATCAGTACTTTTGTGTATTATCGTCGTCCGGCTTTTGATATCCATAAATTCGATCGTTTTGTATCAACCAGATGGAGTCGTAATATCATTCGTGCAAAAGGAGTCTGTTATTTCAGCAATAATCGTGATATGTCTTTTCTTTTTGAGCAGGCTGGTGTGCAGAAAAAGTTGAAGGAAGCTGGTTTATGGTATGCTACGGCACCTGAAGAAGAACTGATGGAGGTAATGCGTCAGGAGCCCGGCTTGTTGCGGGATTGGGATGATAAATATGGAGACCGTATGCAGAAAATAGTTTTTATCGGGCGGCATCTTGATAAAGAAGAGTTGATAGGTGAACTTGATGAGTGTTTGGAATAAGATATGCATATAGATAGAATAAAAGTTCTGTTTGCAGAACTTTTATTCTATTATACAGATTTTGTGAAGAATCAGTAAACATCTAGTATTACACGTTCTTTTTGTTTTTTCGGATATTCCGGTAAGTTTTGTCCATTTACAAAAGTAGCTTTGAGGCAGATGTTTTCTACACACCTTAAGTAATAAGGATGAGGGGCCTTTTGTACATGGAAATGCTCTATCTCAATATTTTTGATAGGCTTTTCTTCATATCCATCTATAAAAATTGCATAATGGTCGGAACAGCCAGCCTTTACATTGTTGATGCGGAAATTCTCGTATTGAGAGGTATGTCTGCCACCTTGGAAACCAAAATAATTGGTTTCAAAACGGAGCACTGCCCCTTTTGAGCGTTCTATAGTAATATTGCTGACTTGTATATTACGAATATATCCTCCTCTGTCACGGTTGGATTTAAAATAAAGGGCATTCTTGACCGTTCCTATTTGTATATTATCCATATATATGTTTTCTACACCGCCTGACATTTCACTGCCGATACATAATCCATTGCATTCAGACTGGAACAGACAATTACGAATGACGATGTTTTTTGAAGGGCGTCCTATTTCACGGCCGTCGGCGTCACGGCCTGCTTTGATAGCTATGGCATCATCTCCTGTGCGGAAAATACATTCTTCTATTAATACATTGGAAGTTGATTCAGGATCACATCCATCATTATTAGGATAGTGACTGTCAATGGTGATGCTTCGTACTATTACATTGTCACAGTATACAGGATGAATAGTCCAGAAAGGAGAATTCTTAATGGTGATACCTTCTACTAAAATGCGAGAACATCCCATGAATTGTATGCAAGAGGGACGTAGTATAGTACCTTTCCCAAAGATCCTTTCTGTGACAGGGATTAGTTTTTCTCCCATTTTACGCAGACGATTTCTGTCTGATACCTCTATCTGAGACCATGAAGCAAATTCCCGTCCTCCTTGGGCGTCTATGGTACCTTGTCCTGTAATGGCTATATTAGTGGCATGTTTGGCATAAATCATGGGAGAATGTCCATATAGTTCCGTACCTTCCCAACGTGTCCATACTTCAGGAAGAAAGTCATCAGCCTTACCGCTGAAAAGTAGATAGGCGTCTTTCTCTAAATGTAAATTGACATCACTTTTCAGTACTAGATTTCCCTTTAAATAATAGATTCCTTTCGAAATTATAACGTGTCCTCCGCCTGCCAAAGAACAAGAGTCTATTGCTCGCTGTATTAACTGGCGTGAATGACCTTTTTGGTTGGAAGCGGAATCAGGGCAGATCACTTTTATTTTCTTATGCGGAAATGAAGTGCGCGCTATATTGGCAATAATCTGTTCGGCTGTATTTTCTATTTTATTTTGAGGTCCGTCATGTTTGTATTTGAACCATTGAAATGAAGTTGCTCCTGCTTCCTGTTCTTTGTTATAACAATATAGTGCAATGCGGGCACCTTTCCAAAAACCGAATGGAATAAAAAAGGAAGTTCCATAAGGAATAAAACGTATATTATCTGTACTGTAGAAATATTGGAACTTTTGATTGAGCATGTCGATGGATACACGTAGATAAATCTGGTTTCCGTTTAGGAAAGTTGTACTTATTTCTGTTGTGTCATTGGATATGTATAGATATTTTTGTCCTTTCTCCATCTTGATACCTAGAACTTTATTTTCTTTTCCCATGCAAGCTAATCCGCATCGTTGCCCATCAGCTATTTCTGTAAAATCCATAGCTATTGTAGCTTCACTTATATTCCCCATAATCTTTTGTGTCAAGGTGTTGCGTGCCAGTCTGAAGGTTGAAGATTTCAATGCTTTCAGAGTGAGTGAACCTGGATGTGCCGATAAGGACCATGCGTGGTCTGTCGGATTATGATTAAACTGCCATTGTAGTGATAGGTTGGGGGTAGAGAAATCATCATCTGTTTGCGGAGCGAATATGGTTTTGCTTTCAATGGGTTTCTGGCATACATATACAGGTTCTCCTATTCCATTTCTATCAAAGTCTACTCCGATAACGGGCCAATCGTTTTCCCAATGCATGGGCTGAAGATGAACTACACGGCCTAAGGCATGATGATGTTGGAAATGAAAAAAAGCCCATTGACCATCCGGAGTATCGACAATGGCTCCTTGATGAGGGCCGTTTATCGTAGTACTTCCTTGTTCCAATACTACTTTCTTTTCATAAGGACCATATATATTTTTTGAGCGGAGGATAGTCTGCCATCCCGTACCTACTCCTCCTTCCGGAATAGAGAGATAATAGTAACCATCTTTTTTGAAAATTTTTGTTCCTTCGGCTACAGGTCCGGTGTATACGGTCATTCCTTCATCAAGTAGACGTGTACCGTCTGCACTCATTTTATGAATAATGATAGGCCCGGCTCCATGACGGCTCCGGCCTAGGTATGCTTGACCATCTTCATCCCAAAAGGGGCAAGGGTCTTCCCATTTTTCTACTTTCTTAACTAAATGTAAAGGGCTCCAAGGACCTGAAGGATTGACAGCATTTGACATGAATAATCCTTCTTTGGGAGTACAGAAAAAGACCCAGAATTTGTTATCATGGTAACGAATTGAGGGTGCCCATGAACCTCCTGCATATTGTTGGTTGTTATCCCAGCCGGGAAAATCAAAATGGTGATAGATTTGGGAAATCAGTTTCCAATTGATCATATCTGAAGATTCCAATACTTGCATTCCTAGAAAATGAAAGTCGGAAGCTATCATGTAATATTTATCTCTGACCCGGATAACGTCCGGGTCAGAGTAGTCAGCATTTAAAATCGGATTTATGTATGTTCCATTGCCCTGATCTCCCCATTTACCGGGAGTACCTTGAGCTGACAAGACTAATACATTATTTATAAAGTATAGAAGAATAAGTAAAAAATTTTTCATCAGCATGTTTTTTAACTTAATAACCAGGGTTTTGTGTCACTTTAGCTTGATTCAAATCAATGGCAGCTTGTGGAATAGGACGAAGAATCTTGTATTTACCATCAGGGCCTATCATAGCAGATTCTTTTATGCCGTCTTCATTATATTTTGTGGCATATTCCACTAAAGTGTGAGTACGCTTCAAATCTGTCCAACGGACATATTCTCCAGCTAATTCACGAGCACGTTCATCAAGAATAAAATCAATATTAATATCGTTGCTGGTGACAGTCATTTCTGTTGTGTATCCTTTACGAATAGTTCCTGGACGTTGACGAAGTTTATTGATCATTTGTGCAGCCTCTTCTGTTTTACCCATTTTTAAATAGGCTTCGGCGGCAATCAGATAGGTTTCTCCTAAGCGCGCTACTACCACATCATGCATGCTGCAAGTAGAATTACGGTTAGCAATAGAAGTTTCTGAATAATCATCAAATTTCTTGATACAAGCATTGCCGTAGTCTTGTGAACGACGGTCTTTGTATGTGGCTGGGGCACCGTTGGATGGAGCAATACCACCGTCTGCTATTGTTTTGCTTACCAGTGTATTCTTTTTAATTCCATAAGGATCGTCTGCTTTCCAGGCAGCGATATCTTCATCTGTAGCCCATGCTGGAGCATAATAATAAATGATAGAAGAACTAGTCGGTGCTGAGTAATAGTCGAAATAACTGGTATGGAATTCTAACATAAAAGTTTGTTCCAACCGTGCATCACCCCGACTATACATTTGCTGTAGACGTAGTGAAGGAGCAAAGCAACCGTCAATTGCCTTATTTCTTGGTTTTTCGGAACCACCTAAATAAGCTCCGAATTGGGCTTGTTGGTAGGAACCGTCTTTTACGGGATCTTCTACAGCAGCCGAATTAAACTGTATGCTCCAGAATATTTCATTGTTTTCTTCATTTTCTACGTCAAAAGCTTCTTCTATGGAGAGGAAAGGAATTTCGCCATTAATTGCTTCCAAGGCATACTTAGCTGCATTTGCGAAGTCTGAATTTTGAGCTATATTTTCTTCTTGGGCTTCGTAATCAGTGCCATCTAGCCATCCACGAGTCAGATAGGTTTTGGCTAAGTAAAAGGTTGCTGCGCGTTTATTGGCACGTCCTACACCGGAGTTGGCACGTTCCATTAAATGGGATTCGGAAGAGGCTAGATACTCAAACTCTTCAATGATGAACTTATAAACATCTGCAAGACTGGCACGTTCATGACTCATTTCGGCATGGTCAAACATTTGTTTGTTCAAAGCTACAGGCCCGAACTGTTGCACTAGTTGGAAATAATACCATGCACGGATAAAACGTGCTTCGTCCACATATTGCAGTCGTACACTGGAATCTTCCGTTATGTCTCCATAAGATATAACGCTATTGGCTAGCTGAATACCTTTAAAACAACTTACATAGAAATTTTTTATAATGCCTTCATCTGCAGTGAAGGTATATTGGCTCATGACTACTCCCTGTGACTTTCCGTCTGCATACAGGTCTGTTCCCGCTACGAATAATTGCGGTTGGGCATTATAAAGCTCCCGCAGTGTGGAGTAAGCGCTGTTAGTTAAACTGGCGAATCCTGCCGAAGTCTGATAAAATTCAGCTGATGGAACATTAGATTTGTTGTTTTGGTCAAGAAAATCCGAACATCCTGAGAGAGTTGCCAATCCTAATGCCATAATGAAATATATTTTTTTCATAATCATTTAATTTTAGAATTTTAAATTTACACCAACTTGATAAGTTCTTGAACTGACACCACCGGTACCATCACCTACTTGTGCGTCGGCCCATTCGGGGTCGAACCCTTCATAATTTGTGAAAGTGAAAGGATTTAATATATTAGCATAGATTCTTAAATTGGAAATATGAAGTTTTGAAATCCATTTCTGTGGAAAAGTATAGCCGAGGGTAATATTCTTGATTCGAACATATGAGTTGTCAACGAAATTTTGTGCTCGGTCCTCATTGGCACCACTTTGCCAGTATGCACCGCCTCCTTTACCGTTTCCACCATTGGTTGGGAAGGGGTAACTACCGTAATGAGTGACTTCTTGGTAGGCTATAGAGCCATCAGCACCTAGTATCGGAGCACCTTGAGGTATATAGTAATCCATGTTTAGGCGATTCATGCCACGCTGTCCATAGTCTACGAACTCGGCCATGAAGGGAGAGTATACCATTCCTCCCTGACTGGTGTAAATGCTGAAAGAGAAGTCAATGTTCTTATAGGACAAGTTGGAGGTGAAGTTACCGGTCCAGGTCGGAGCACAATGTCCGAGGATCATTTTGTCATTGGCATCGATAGTACCATTGCCATCCTTATCATAGATTTTCATCTCGCCTTCATAGAATTTGGTTTTCATTTTCGGGTCTTGGGCATAAGCTTGGGCTTCCTCTCGAGTACAGATTCCGGTATATTTATAGCCGTATACTACGTCTATAGGGTGATTGATAAACCATTTGTTACCCACCAAATCTTCTTTGGTACCATTCAATTCTTTGATAGAGTTAATGTTACGCGCAAAAGAGAAGGTTGTTTCCCAGTTCCAATCTTTATTCTTTACGTTGATGGTATTCAGTTGGATTTCTATACCTTTATTGTTCACCTTACCCACATTACTTACAATGGAGCCTGTATAGGAACCTAGTTCAAATGGGGTTTCCATCTCCATCAAGAGATCTTTGGAATCTTTGTTGTAGATATCGATAGATCCATTGATACGATTATTCAAGAAACCGAAGTCAAGACCGAGGTTGATTTCGGTTGTCTTCTCCCAAGTCAGGTCGGCGTTTGTCATGGTATAACCATAACCGTTGGCAACAGACGATCCGTAATTATAGTAATATTTAATATTTGCCAAAGCTTGTGTGTCATAAGGCCCTACACCGGCATTATTACCGGTAATGCCAAAGCTGGCACGGAGTTTT from Phocaeicola dorei encodes the following:
- a CDS encoding family 43 glycosylhydrolase produces the protein MKNFLLILLYFINNVLVLSAQGTPGKWGDQGNGTYINPILNADYSDPDVIRVRDKYYMIASDFHFLGMQVLESSDMINWKLISQIYHHFDFPGWDNNQQYAGGSWAPSIRYHDNKFWVFFCTPKEGLFMSNAVNPSGPWSPLHLVKKVEKWEDPCPFWDEDGQAYLGRSRHGAGPIIIHKMSADGTRLLDEGMTVYTGPVAEGTKIFKKDGYYYLSIPEGGVGTGWQTILRSKNIYGPYEKKVVLEQGSTTINGPHQGAIVDTPDGQWAFFHFQHHHALGRVVHLQPMHWENDWPVIGVDFDRNGIGEPVYVCQKPIESKTIFAPQTDDDFSTPNLSLQWQFNHNPTDHAWSLSAHPGSLTLKALKSSTFRLARNTLTQKIMGNISEATIAMDFTEIADGQRCGLACMGKENKVLGIKMEKGQKYLYISNDTTEISTTFLNGNQIYLRVSIDMLNQKFQYFYSTDNIRFIPYGTSFFIPFGFWKGARIALYCYNKEQEAGATSFQWFKYKHDGPQNKIENTAEQIIANIARTSFPHKKIKVICPDSASNQKGHSRQLIQRAIDSCSLAGGGHVIISKGIYYLKGNLVLKSDVNLHLEKDAYLLFSGKADDFLPEVWTRWEGTELYGHSPMIYAKHATNIAITGQGTIDAQGGREFASWSQIEVSDRNRLRKMGEKLIPVTERIFGKGTILRPSCIQFMGCSRILVEGITIKNSPFWTIHPVYCDNVIVRSITIDSHYPNNDGCDPESTSNVLIEECIFRTGDDAIAIKAGRDADGREIGRPSKNIVIRNCLFQSECNGLCIGSEMSGGVENIYMDNIQIGTVKNALYFKSNRDRGGYIRNIQVSNITIERSKGAVLRFETNYFGFQGGRHTSQYENFRINNVKAGCSDHYAIFIDGYEEKPIKNIEIEHFHVQKAPHPYYLRCVENICLKATFVNGQNLPEYPKKQKERVILDVY
- a CDS encoding RagB/SusD family nutrient uptake outer membrane protein, giving the protein MKKIYFIMALGLATLSGCSDFLDQNNKSNVPSAEFYQTSAGFASLTNSAYSTLRELYNAQPQLFVAGTDLYADGKSQGVVMSQYTFTADEGIIKNFYVSCFKGIQLANSVISYGDITEDSSVRLQYVDEARFIRAWYYFQLVQQFGPVALNKQMFDHAEMSHERASLADVYKFIIEEFEYLASSESHLMERANSGVGRANKRAATFYLAKTYLTRGWLDGTDYEAQEENIAQNSDFANAAKYALEAINGEIPFLSIEEAFDVENEENNEIFWSIQFNSAAVEDPVKDGSYQQAQFGAYLGGSEKPRNKAIDGCFAPSLRLQQMYSRGDARLEQTFMLEFHTSYFDYYSAPTSSSIIYYYAPAWATDEDIAAWKADDPYGIKKNTLVSKTIADGGIAPSNGAPATYKDRRSQDYGNACIKKFDDYSETSIANRNSTCSMHDVVVARLGETYLIAAEAYLKMGKTEEAAQMINKLRQRPGTIRKGYTTEMTVTSNDINIDFILDERARELAGEYVRWTDLKRTHTLVEYATKYNEDGIKESAMIGPDGKYKILRPIPQAAIDLNQAKVTQNPGY
- a CDS encoding GTP-binding protein, whose translation is MRVKEIPILLLTGYLGSGKTTLVNHILSNKRGIKFAVIVNDIGEVNIDADLIQKGGIVGKKDESLVALQNGCICCTLKMDLVEQIDDIMKLERFDYIVIEASGVCEPAPIAQTICSISSMENTYGGCRLDCIVTVVDALRLQSEFSCGNDLTRKGIDEEDIENLIIQQIEFCNVVLLNKVSEVKHDELERIKQIIRTLQPAAEIIECDYADVDLNKIIYTEVFDFERTATSAGWIRGIESALTEEQKKEAEEHAHHHHHEGSEVDEYGISTFVYYRRPAFDIHKFDRFVSTRWSRNIIRAKGVCYFSNNRDMSFLFEQAGVQKKLKEAGLWYATAPEEELMEVMRQEPGLLRDWDDKYGDRMQKIVFIGRHLDKEELIGELDECLE